The Zea mays cultivar B73 chromosome 7, Zm-B73-REFERENCE-NAM-5.0, whole genome shotgun sequence DNA segment aatttgtttggtggatGTAGGAGAGGCCATGGGTGTGCGGTGATTTGGTTGGGTAGGTTTGCAAAGTTTTAACTGATGGATTATATAGTGATATAGATACATAAACTTGAGAATCCTCAAATATATATGGCACATTGAATTACATGTTATATACTTCCTCCATCCAAAATAAAAATCATTTTAGAAAATTAATGGATGATACAATACTTGATGTATGtgtttttgaaagggaattaggcttacacctatttcctaattgattttggtggttgaattgcccaacacaaataactggactaactagtttgctctagtctataagttatacaggtgccaaaggttcacaaaaagccaataaaaagaccaagaaaagggttcaacaaaaagagcaagggatatccgaagtgtgccctggtctggcacaccggactgtccggtgcaccaccggacagtgtccggtgcactaggggactccaagctaaacctcgcaccttcgggaattctcagaggcgcttcactataattcaccggactgtccggtgtaccaccggacagtgtccggtgccccaagggagagcgactctgaactcgccagcttcagatttccgctccgctaaaattcaccggactgtccggtgagccagcggagcaacgactacttcacgcgcaacggtcgactgcaacgcattaaatacgcgcctgcgcgcgtagaggagtagagcacgcgcgggtggcacaccggacagtctataggacttgtccggtgcgccaccggacagccaggcaggcccacaagacagagctccaacggtcggaacccaacggcttggtgacgtggctggcgcaccggactgcagccttcaccaaacggctagtttggtggttaaccccaaccaccccacattcaaaatatccaagttttccaccttccaactacttacaagagctctagcattcaattctagacacactcaaagtgatcaaatcctctcccaattccacacaaagctttagtgattagtgagagagatttgttgtgttcttttgagctcttgcgcttggattgcttctttctttcattctttcttgcgaacaactcaattgtaaccgaggcaagatacaccaattgtgtggtggtccttgcggggaagtttgttcccgtttgattgagaagaagaagctcactcggtctgagggaccgtttgagagagggaaagggttgaaagagacccggtctttgtgaccacctcaacggggagtaggtttgcgagaaccgaacctcggtaaaacaaatccacgtatcactctttattcgcttgcgatttgttttgcaccctctctcttggactcatttatatttctaacgctaacccggcttgtagttgtgattaactttgtaaatttcagtttcgccctattcacccccctctaggcgactttcaattggtatcggagcccggtgcttcattagagcctaaccgctcgaagtgatgtcgggagatcacaccaagaaggagatggagaccggcgaaaagcccactacaagccacgggaaagcttcatcggaagagtccctcaacaaagggaaggggaaggagaagaaatcctcttcccgcaagtcgcatcggagtggcgacaagaaaaagatgaggaaggtggtctactacgagaccgatacttcatcaccttccacctccggctccgacgcgctatccattacttctaagcgccatgagcgcaagaagtttagtaagattcccctacgctaccctcgcattcctaaacatacgcctttactttccgtcccattaggcaaaccaccaatgtttgatggtgaagattatgctaggtggagtgatttgatgcgatttcatctaacctcactccacaaaagtatatgtgatgttgttgagtttggtgtacagataccatctgtaggggatgaagattatgatgaggacgaagtggcccaaatccaacacttcaactcccaagcctcaactatactcctcgcctctctaagtcgagaggagtataataaggtgcaaaggttgaaaaatgctaaggagatttgggacacgctaaagaccgcgcacgaaggagacgaggtgaccaaaatcacaaagcgggaaacaatcgagggggagctcggtcgcttccgacttcgccaaggggaggagccacaagacatgtacaaccggctcaaaaccttggtgaaccaagtgcgcaacctcgggagcaaaaaatgggatgaccacgaaatggttaaggttattctaagatcacttgttttccttaaccctacttaagttcaattaattcgtggcaatcctagatatacactaatgactcccgaggaagtaatcgggaattttgtgagctttgaattgatgatcaaaggctcaaagaagatcaatgagcttgatggcccctccacgtccgaagcacaaccagtcgcatttaaggcgacggaggagaagaaggaggagtctacatcgagtagaacacccatcgacgcctccaagctcgacaacgaggaaatggcgctcatcatcaagagcttccgccaaatcctcaagcaaaggagggggaaagattacaagccccgctccaagaaagtttgctacaaatgtggtaagcccgatcattttattgcaaaatgtccactatctagtgacagtgacaggggcgacgacaagaaggggagaagaaaggagaagaagagatactacaagaagaagggcggcgatgcccatgtttgccgggagtgggactccgacgagagctccaccgactcctcctccgacgaggatgccgcaaacatcgccgtcaccaagggtcttctcttccccaacgtcggccacaagtgcctcatggcaaaggacgacaaaaagaagaaggtaaaatcaagatcctccactaattatgaaacctctagtgatgaggatgatgctagcaatgaggaggataacttgcacattctttttgtcaacctaaacatgcaacaaaaagaaaaattaaatgaattgattagtgctattcatgagaaggatgatctcttagacacccaagaggacttccttattaaagagaacaaaaaacatgttaaggttaaaaatgcttacgctctagaagtagaaaaatgtgaaaaactatctagtgagctaagcacttgccatgagactatagacaaccttagaaatgagaatgctaatttgttagctaagtttgattcaaatgtttgtgatgtttcaattcccaatcttagaaatgataataatgatttgcttgctaagattgaaaaattaaacatttctcttgctagccttaggattgagaatgtaaattttcttgctaaggctaaagaacttgatgtttgcaatattacaatttccgatcttagagataaaaatgatatattgcgtgctaagattgttgaacttaattcttgtaaaccctctacatctaccactgagcatgtcactatttgtactagatgtagagatgttgatgttaatgctatacatgatcacctttccatgattaaacaacaaaatgatcatatagctaaattagatgctaaaattgccgagcatgaactagaaaatgaaaaatttaagtttgctcgtagtatgctttataatggaagACACcccgacattaaggatggcattgacttccaacagggaggcaatgtcaaacttaatgcccctcctaagaaattgtccaagtttgttaagggcaaggctctcatgcctcaagataacgagggttacattttataccctgccggttatcccgagagcaaaattaggagaattcattctaggaagtctcactctggccctaaccatgcttttatgtataagggtgaggcatctagttctaggcaaccaacccgtgctaagttgcctaagaagaaaactcctagtgcatcaaatgaacatagcatttcatttaaaacttttgatgcatcttatgtgttaactaacaaatccggcaaagtagttgccaaatatgttgggggcaagcacaaggggtcaaagacttgtgtttgggtacccaaagttcttgtgtataatgccaaaggacccaaaaccatttgggtacctaaagtcaagaactaaaattgttttgtaggtttatgcatccgggggttcaagttggataatcgacagcgggtgcacaaaccatatgactggggagaagaagatgttctcctcctacgagaaaaaccaagatccccaacgaactatcacattcggggatggaaatcaaggtttggtcaaaggattgggtaaaattgctatatctcctgaccattctatttccaatgtttttcttgtagattctttagattacaatttgctttccgtttcgcaattatttcaaatgggctacaactgtctatttactgatgtaggtgtcactgtctttagaagaagtgatgattcagtagcatttaacggagtgttagagggtcaactatacttggtagattttgatagagctaaactcgacacttgcttaattgctaagactaacatgggttggctctggcaccgccgactagcccatgttgggatgaagaatcttcataagcttctaaagggagagcacattttaggattaacaaatgttcattttgagaaagacaggatttgtagcgcatgccaagcaggaaagcaagttggtgctcagcatccacataagaacatcatgacgactgacaggccactggagctcctacacatggacctattcggcccgattgcttacataagcatcggcgggagtaagtactgcctagttattgtggatgattattcttgcttcacttgggtattctttttgcaggaaaaatctcatacccaagagactttaaaaggattcctgagacgggctcaaaatgagttcggcttaaagatcaagaaaattagaagcgacaacgggacggagttcaagaactcacaaatcgaaggcttccttgaggaggagggcatcaagcatgagttctcttctccctacacgccacaacaaaatggtgtagtggagaggaagaatagaactctattggacatggcaagaaccatgcttgatgaatacaagacttcggatcggttttgggccgaggcggtcaacaccgcttgctacgccatcaaccggttgtatctacaccgaatcttcaagaagacatcctacgaactcctaaccggtaaaaagcccaatatttcatattttagagtctttggtagcaaatgctttatacttgttaaacgaggtagaaaatctaaatttgctcctaagactacagaaggctttttactaggatatgattcaaacacaagggcatatagagtctttaacaagtcctctggataagttgaagtttcttgtgacgttgtgtttgatgagactaacggctctcaagtagagcaagttgatcttgatgagataggtgatgaagaggctccatgcatcgcgctaaggaacatgtccattggggatgtgtgtcctaaggaatccgaagagcctccaattgcacaagatcaaccatcctcctccacgcaagcatctccaccaactcaaaatgaggatgtggctcaagttgatgaaggagaagatcaaagagatgagccacctcaagatgacgacaatgatcaagggggagatgcaaatgatcaagacaaggaggatgaagaaccaaggccgccacacccaagagtccagcaagcaattcaacgagatcagcccgtcgacaccatcctcggcgacattcataagggggtaaccactagatctcgtgttgctcatttttgtgaacattactcttttgtttcctctattgagccacacagggtagaggaagcactacaagattcggattgggtggtggcgatgcaagaggagctcaacaacttcactaggaacgaggtatggcatttgattccacgtcctaatcaaaatgttgtaggaaccacgtgggtcttctgcaacaagcaagacgagcatggtgtggtgacaaggaacaaagcccgacttgtggccaaaggatactcccaagtcgaaggtttgaatttcggtgaaacctatgcacccgtagctaggcttaagtcaattcgcatattattggcctatgctacttactatggttttaagctctatcaaatggacgtgaaaagtgccttcctcaatggaccaatcaaggaagaggtctatgttgagcaacctcccggctttgaagatagtgagtaccctaaccatgtctataaactctctaaggcgctttatgggctcaagcaagccccaagagcatggtatgaatgcctaagagattttcttatcactaatggcttcaaagtcggaaaagccaatcctactttattcactaaaactcttaacaatgatttgtttgtatgccaaatttatgttgatgatatcatatttgggtctactaatgaatctacatgtgaataatttagtaggatcatgacacaaaaattcgagatgtctatgatgggggagttgaagtacttcttgggatttcaagtgaagcaactccaatagggcaccttcatcagccaaacaaagtatattcaagatattctaagcaagtttgggatgaaggatgccaaacccatcaagacacccatgggaaccaatgggcatctcgacctcgacacggaaggtaaatccgtagatcaaaaggtataccggtcgatgatagggtctttactctatttatgtgcatctcgaccggatattatgctttccgtatgcatgtgtgcaagattccaagccgaccctaaggaagctcaccttacggccgtaaaacgaatcttgagatatttggcttatactcctaagtttgggctttggtatcccaggggatccacatttgatttgattggttattcggatgccgattgggcggggtgtaagattaatagaaagagcacatcggggacttgccagttcttgggaagatccttggtgtcttgggcttcaaagaagcaaaattccgtagctctttctaccgccgaagctgagtatattgccgcaggtcactgttgcgcgcaattgctttggatgaggcaaacccttagggactatggttacaaattaaccaaagttcctcttctatatgataatgagagtgcaatccgcatggcggataatccggttgagcatagccgcactaaacacatagccattcggtatcattttctaagggatcaccaacaaaagggagatatcaagattgcatatattaacactaaagatcaattagccgatatttttaccaagccactagatgaacaaacttttaacaaacttaggcatgagctaaatattcttgattctaggaatttcttttgatgtcttgcacacttaGCTCattagtatacctttgatcatgtctcttttatatgctatgactaatgtgttctcaagtgaatttcaaaccaagtcataggatattgaaagggaattggagtcttcggcgaagacaaaggcttccactccactccataactcatccttcgccgtcgctccgagcatctctccgtctttggtataatcttcactcatgttttattttccaaaggggagaaagtaattcgagAGGGctataatgattccgtttttggcgatttatgccaaaggggaagagagcatgagcccaaagcaaaaggaccgcaccaccaccaattttgaaaattttagtctttcaatttggttttaaagaagtattttcaaattggtatcttacttgtgatataatttcaaattggtataccctcttcgaaattaacatcaaaaccctcttgaacactaagaggagaatttcattaagggggagttttgtttagtcaaaggaaaagcatttgaaacagggggagaaaatttcaaatcttgaaaatgcttcgcaaaatcttattcatttacctttgactatttgtaaaagaactttgaaaagaatttacaaaagaatttgcaaaaacaaaacatgtggtgcaagcgtggtccaaaatgttaaaaataaagaaacaatccatgcgtatcttataagtatttatattggctcaatttcaagtaacctttgcacttacattatgcaaactagttcaattatgcacttatatacttgctttggtttgtgttggcatcaatcaccaaaaaaggggagattgaaagggaattaggcttacacatatTTCCTAATTgaatttggtggttgaattgcccaacacaaataactggactaactagtttgctctagtctataagttatacatgtgccaaaggttcacaaaaagccaataaaaagaccaagaaaagggttcaacaaaaagagcaagggatatccgaagtgtgctctggtctggcacaccggactgtgtctggtgcaccagaggactccaagctaaacctcgcaccttcgggaattctcagaggcgcttcactataattcaccggactgtccggtgtaccaccagacagtgtccggtgtaccaccagacagtgtccggtgccccaggggagagcgactctgaactcgccagcttcggatttccgctccgctaaaattaaccggatatgtccggtgcacaccggaccaacggtcgactgcaacacattaaatgcgcgcctgcgcgcgcagaggagcagagcacgtgcgggtggcacaccggacagtctacaggacttgtccggtgcgccaccggacagccaggcaggcccacaagacagagctccaacggtcggaacccaacggcctggtgacgtggctggcgcaccggacagtgtccgatggcgcaccggactgtccggtgcgcccgtcgactgcagccttcaccaaacggctagtttggtggttaaccccaaccaccccacattcaaaatatccaagttttccaccttccaactacttacaagagctctagcattcaattcttgaCACactcaaagtgatcaaatcctctcccaattccacacaaagctttagtgattagtgagagagatttgttgtgttcttttgagctcttgcgtttggattgcttctttctttcattctttcttgcgaacaactcaattgtaaccgagacaagatacaccaattgtgtggtggtccttgcggggaagtttgttcccgtttgattgagaagaagaagctcactcggtccgagggaccgtttgagagagggaaagggttgaaagagacccggtctttgtgaccacctcaacggggagtaggtttgcgagaaccgaacctcggtaaaacaaatccacatgtcactctttattcgcttgcgatttgttttgcaacctctctctcggactcatttatatttctaacgctaacccgacttgtagttgtgattaactttgtaaatttcagtttcgccctattccccccctctaggcgactttcagttttatatatgtgtctatattcatcatcatatatttgaatatagacataaaaaacaAGAGCTAAAACAGATACTTCTTCCGTCTCAAAATAGTAGTTGTCGTAGCTCTtgttttttatgtctatattcatatGATCGATgataaatctagacacatatataaaacacatgCACCACTATTTTTCTAAATCGAATTTTATTTTAAGAAAGAGGGAGTACTATTTTGCCATGGAGTGAGTATAAATCTTAGACAATCTCTCTATTATTGGCTTCCTATAGTTGCGAAGGACTGAGAGCCAAACCAATCAAATTTCTTTTAGATGCAACATTTTGTTATCGAATGTTTTTGTGTTCTCATTCTTTGTACCTCGCCAACTCACCTCATTCTTGTACACCCTCGCCAATGGTGCCCCTGGGCCCTGGCTTTTCTCTGTTAGAGGAGAATGTCGTGGGCTGGAATTACTGAAATGAAAAAAAAGGTCCAGTCCATCTTGTTGGGCCAACACGGGCTTCACGAGCCACGCTCGGTGGAAGGTTCTAGTAACCACCAGTGTCACTACTCAGGACCGTCCGATTGGAAACTAGCAGTCGGATGAAGCTTCGTTCGTAGCCCTTATATGCGCTGCGCTTCTAGACGCGATTCGAAGCATCCAGGCATCCAGCAAATCCAGCGGGTCCGTACTCATCTGCTTCACCTCCGGGCTCCGGCTACGGCGGCACTCTTCTCTGGCAACCGGTAAACCTCCTCTCCCTTTCTTTTCTATGGTGCGGTGCATTCAAGATGTCCGGATGTACGTGCGCATCGGGTTTGGGATCGGATTGCGCCTGCTGCGACATAGGGAGTATACCGTGCTCTTTTGTTTCCCCATGGATTGATACTTTCTCTGTCGATTCTTATCAGGTCGGAAGATGTTGGATCTTCCGCTTCAAATCGACGCATAAAGGATGCAGATTAGTTTTGTTCGCGTCAAATTTATTTTGCTCGGTGTAGTTCTGTccattaattaattatttgtacTGGATTTAAGGTGCTGCTATTTTGAAGGTTTTTTCTCCCGGAAATTTTCACATCCCGAAACGACTGGAAATTGAAGTAGCCATTTGATGCTGTTACCTGGGTTCATAAGTTGTTAGACTTGTTGTTATTTGTTTGTTAATCCTATAGCTATTGCATATTGTGTGCCTGATCAGGACCACAGAAACCTCTAGGCGACGAATCGAGCAGGTAGAGGAGTAATCAGGCATCCATGGCTGAGCATCTTGCGTCCATCTTTGGCACGGAGAAGGACCGCGTGAACTGCCCCTTCTACTTCAAGATCGGCGCATGCCGCCACGGCGACCGGTGCTCCCGCCTGCACAACAAGCCTTCCATCTCCCCGACGCTGCTGCTCTGCAACATGTACCAGCGGCCGGACATGATCACCCCGGGCGTGGACGCGCAGGGCAACCCCATCGACCCGGAGCGGATCCAGGAGGACTTCGAGGACTTCTACGAGGACATCTTCGTGGAGCTGAGCAAGCACGGCGAGATCGAGAGCCTCCACGTCTGCGACAACCTCGCGGACCACATGATCGGGAACGTGTACGTGGAGTTCCGCGAGGAGGAGCAGGCGGCCCGCGCCCTGCAGGCGCTGCAGGGCCGCTACTACTCGGGCCGACCCATCATCGCCGAGTTCTCGCCGGTGACGGACTTCCGGGAGGCCACCTGccgccagttcgaggagcacagctGCAACCGCGGCGGATACTGCAACTTTATGCACGTCAAGCAGGTCGGCCGGGACCTGCGGCGGAAGCTGTTTGGCCACCTGCATCGCTCCCTCCGGAGCCACAGCCGAGGCAGCCGCAGCCCGAGCCCATACCGCCGCCGCGGTAGCTCGTCCAGGTCCAGGGACCGCGACGATTACCACGactactactaccactactacCGTAGTGGCAGTGGCAGCCGCAGGAGCAGCGAGAGACACCGCAGCCACGACAGCGACGGGAGCCGCCGTCGACGCGGGCGGTcgaggagccggagccggagcccgGTGAGGGAAGGCAGCGAGGAGCGGAGGGCAAAGATTGAGCAGTGGAACCGCGAGCGGGAGGCAGCTCAGGTGTAAGC contains these protein-coding regions:
- the LOC100272749 gene encoding splicing factor U2af small subunit A isoform X1, with protein sequence MAEHLASIFGTEKDRVNCPFYFKIGACRHGDRCSRLHNKPSISPTLLLCNMYQRPDMITPGVDAQGNPIDPERIQEDFEDFYEDIFVELSKHGEIESLHVCDNLADHMIGNVYVEFREEEQAARALQALQGRYYSGRPIIAEFSPVTDFREATCRQFEEHSCNRGGYCNFMHVKQVGRDLRRKLFGHLHRSLRSHSRGSRSPSPYRRRGSSSRSRDRDDYHDYYYHYYRSGSGSRRSSERHRSHDSDGSRRRRGRSRSRSRSPVREGSEERRAKIEQWNREREAAQV